The Capra hircus breed San Clemente chromosome 2, ASM170441v1, whole genome shotgun sequence genome window below encodes:
- the SSB gene encoding lupus La protein isoform X1, which produces MAENGDNEKMAALEAKICHQIEYYFGDFNLPRDKFLKEQIKLDEGWVPLEIMIKFNRLNRLTTDFNVIVEALSKSKAELMEISEDKTKIRRSPSKPLPEVTDEYKNDVKNRSVYIKGFPTDAALDDIKEWLEDKGQVLNIQMRRTLHKAFKGSIFAVFDSIESAKKFVETPGQKYKDTDLLILFKEDYFTKKSEERKQNKIEAKLRAKQEQEEKQKLAENAEMKSLEEKIGCLLKFSGDLDDQTCREDLHTLFSNHGEIKWIHFVRGAKEGIILFKEKAKEALDKAKEANNGNLQLRNKEVTWEVLEGDVEKEALKKIIEDQQESLNKWKSKGRRFKGKGKGNKAAQAGSAKGKVQFQGKKTKFDSDDERDEKGASGTVKRAREETDKEEPLSKQQKTENGAGDQ; this is translated from the exons ATGGCTGAAAATGGTGATAATGAAAAAATGGCTGCTCTGGAGGCCAAGATCTGTCATCAAATTGAG TATTATTTTGGAGACTTCAATTTGCCACGGGacaaatttttaaaggaacagaTCAAACTGGATGAAGGCTGGGTACCTTTGGAGATAATGATAAAGTTTAATag GTTAAACCGTTTGACGACAGACTTTAATGTAATAGTAGAGGCCCTGAGCAAATCAAAGGCAGAACTCATGGAAATAAGTGAagataaaactaaaattagaagaTCTCCAAGCAAACCCCTCCCTGAAGTGACTGATGAGtataaaaatgatgtaaaaaaCAGATCTGTTTATATT aaAGGCTTCCCAACTGATGCAGCTCTTGATGACATAAAAGAATGGTTAGAAGATAAAGGTCAAGTACTAAATATTCAGATGAGAAGAACGTTGCACAAAGCATTTAAG GGTTCAATATTTGCTGTATTTGATAGTATTGAGTCAGCTAAAAAGTTTGTTGAGACCCCTGGCCAGAAGTACAAAGACACAGACCTGCTAATACTTTTCAA GGAAGATTACTTCAccaaaaaaagtgaagaaagaaagcaaaataaaatagaagctaAATTACGAGCTAAACA agagcaagaagaaaaacaaaagctagCAGAAAATGCTGAAATG AAATCTCTAGAAGAAAAGATTGGCTGCTTGCTGAAATTTTCAGGAGACTTAGATGATCAGACGTGTAGAGAAGATTTGCACACCCTTTTCTCAAATCATGGTGAAATAAAATGGATACACTTTGTCAGAGGAGCCAAAGAG GGAATAattctatttaaagaaaaagctaAGGAAGCACTGGATAAAGCAAAAGAGGCCAATAATGGTAACCTACAACTAAGGAACAAAGAAGTCACTTGGGAAGTACTAGAAGGAGATGTGGAAAAAGAagcactgaaaaaaattatagaagatCAACAAGAATCTCTCAACAAATGGAAGTCAAAAG GCCGCAgatttaaaggaaaaggaaagggaaataaaGCTGCCCAGGCTGGGTCTGCTAAAGGAAAAGTACAGTTTCAGGGCAAGAAAACTAAATTCGATAGTGATGATGAACGTGATGAAAAGGGTGCATCTG GAACAGTAAAAAGAGcaagagaagaaacagacaaagaagAACCTCTgtcaaaacaacagaaaacagaaaatggtGCCGGAGACCAGTAG
- the SSB gene encoding lupus La protein isoform X2, which translates to MVIMKKWLLWRPRSVIKLRLNRLTTDFNVIVEALSKSKAELMEISEDKTKIRRSPSKPLPEVTDEYKNDVKNRSVYIKGFPTDAALDDIKEWLEDKGQVLNIQMRRTLHKAFKGSIFAVFDSIESAKKFVETPGQKYKDTDLLILFKEDYFTKKSEERKQNKIEAKLRAKQEQEEKQKLAENAEMKSLEEKIGCLLKFSGDLDDQTCREDLHTLFSNHGEIKWIHFVRGAKEGIILFKEKAKEALDKAKEANNGNLQLRNKEVTWEVLEGDVEKEALKKIIEDQQESLNKWKSKGRRFKGKGKGNKAAQAGSAKGKVQFQGKKTKFDSDDERDEKGASGTVKRAREETDKEEPLSKQQKTENGAGDQ; encoded by the exons ATGGTGATAATGAAAAAATGGCTGCTCTGGAGGCCAAGATCTGTCATCAAATTGAG GTTAAACCGTTTGACGACAGACTTTAATGTAATAGTAGAGGCCCTGAGCAAATCAAAGGCAGAACTCATGGAAATAAGTGAagataaaactaaaattagaagaTCTCCAAGCAAACCCCTCCCTGAAGTGACTGATGAGtataaaaatgatgtaaaaaaCAGATCTGTTTATATT aaAGGCTTCCCAACTGATGCAGCTCTTGATGACATAAAAGAATGGTTAGAAGATAAAGGTCAAGTACTAAATATTCAGATGAGAAGAACGTTGCACAAAGCATTTAAG GGTTCAATATTTGCTGTATTTGATAGTATTGAGTCAGCTAAAAAGTTTGTTGAGACCCCTGGCCAGAAGTACAAAGACACAGACCTGCTAATACTTTTCAA GGAAGATTACTTCAccaaaaaaagtgaagaaagaaagcaaaataaaatagaagctaAATTACGAGCTAAACA agagcaagaagaaaaacaaaagctagCAGAAAATGCTGAAATG AAATCTCTAGAAGAAAAGATTGGCTGCTTGCTGAAATTTTCAGGAGACTTAGATGATCAGACGTGTAGAGAAGATTTGCACACCCTTTTCTCAAATCATGGTGAAATAAAATGGATACACTTTGTCAGAGGAGCCAAAGAG GGAATAattctatttaaagaaaaagctaAGGAAGCACTGGATAAAGCAAAAGAGGCCAATAATGGTAACCTACAACTAAGGAACAAAGAAGTCACTTGGGAAGTACTAGAAGGAGATGTGGAAAAAGAagcactgaaaaaaattatagaagatCAACAAGAATCTCTCAACAAATGGAAGTCAAAAG GCCGCAgatttaaaggaaaaggaaagggaaataaaGCTGCCCAGGCTGGGTCTGCTAAAGGAAAAGTACAGTTTCAGGGCAAGAAAACTAAATTCGATAGTGATGATGAACGTGATGAAAAGGGTGCATCTG GAACAGTAAAAAGAGcaagagaagaaacagacaaagaagAACCTCTgtcaaaacaacagaaaacagaaaatggtGCCGGAGACCAGTAG
- the METTL5 gene encoding methyltransferase-like protein 5 isoform X2, translating to MKKLRLKELESRLQQVDGFEKPKLLLEQYPTRPHIAACMLYTIHNTYDDIENKVIADLGCGCGVLSIGTAMLGAGLCVGFDIDEDALEIFNRNVEEFELTNVDMVQCDVCSLSNRLSKSFDTVIMNPPFGTKNNKGTDMAFLKTALEMARTAVYSLHKSSTREHIQKKAAEWKVKIDIIAELRYDLPASYKFHKKKSVDIEVDLIRFSF from the exons atgaagaaattaaggctTAAGGAGCTAGAGAGTCGCCTGCAACAAGTGGATGGATTCGAAAAGCCCAAGCTCCTTCTAGAACAGTATCCAACCAGGCCGCACATTGCAG CATGTATGCTCTATACAATCCATAATACATATGATGACATTGAAAATAAAGTGATTGCAGATCTAGGATGTGGCTGTGGAGTGCTTAGCATTGGAACTGCAATGCTAGGAGCAGG gTTGTGTGTTGGATTTGACATAGATGAAGACGCATTGGAAATATTTAATAGGAATGTAGAAGAGTTTGAGTTAACAAATGTAGACATGGTTCAATGTGATGTATGCTCATTATCTAACAGACTGTCCAAATCATTTGATACAGTAATTATGAATCCTCCCTTTGGGACCAAAAATAATAAAG GGACAGATATGGCATTTCTGAAGACTGCTTTAGAAATGGCAAGAACCGCAGTATATTCTTTACACAAATCCTCAACTAGAGAA catattcaaaagaaagcTGCAGAGTGGAAGGTCAAGATAGATATTATTGCAG AGCTGCGATACGACCTGCCAGCATCATACaagtttcataaaaaaaaatca GTAGACATCGAAGTGGATCTAATTCGGTTTTCTTTTTAA
- the METTL5 gene encoding methyltransferase-like protein 5 isoform X3 encodes MKKLRLKELESRLQQVDGFEKPKLLLEQYPTRPHIAACMLYTIHNTYDDIENKVIADLGCGCGVLSIGTAMLGAGLCVGFDIDEDALEIFNRNVEEFELTNVDMVQCDVCSLSNRLSKSFDTVIMNPPFGTKNNKGTDMAFLKTALEMARTAVYSLHKSSTRESCDTTCQHHTSFIKKNQ; translated from the exons atgaagaaattaaggctTAAGGAGCTAGAGAGTCGCCTGCAACAAGTGGATGGATTCGAAAAGCCCAAGCTCCTTCTAGAACAGTATCCAACCAGGCCGCACATTGCAG CATGTATGCTCTATACAATCCATAATACATATGATGACATTGAAAATAAAGTGATTGCAGATCTAGGATGTGGCTGTGGAGTGCTTAGCATTGGAACTGCAATGCTAGGAGCAGG gTTGTGTGTTGGATTTGACATAGATGAAGACGCATTGGAAATATTTAATAGGAATGTAGAAGAGTTTGAGTTAACAAATGTAGACATGGTTCAATGTGATGTATGCTCATTATCTAACAGACTGTCCAAATCATTTGATACAGTAATTATGAATCCTCCCTTTGGGACCAAAAATAATAAAG GGACAGATATGGCATTTCTGAAGACTGCTTTAGAAATGGCAAGAACCGCAGTATATTCTTTACACAAATCCTCAACTAGAGAA AGCTGCGATACGACCTGCCAGCATCATACaagtttcataaaaaaaaatca GTAG
- the METTL5 gene encoding methyltransferase-like protein 5 isoform X1 — MKKLRLKELESRLQQVDGFEKPKLLLEQYPTRPHIAACMLYTIHNTYDDIENKVIADLGCGCGVLSIGTAMLGAGLCVGFDIDEDALEIFNRNVEEFELTNVDMVQCDVCSLSNRLSKSFDTVIMNPPFGTKNNKGTDMAFLKTALEMARTAVYSLHKSSTREHIQKKAAEWKVKIDIIAELRYDLPASYKFHKKKSVSLLILVYPHSVLKNFTISNYF, encoded by the exons atgaagaaattaaggctTAAGGAGCTAGAGAGTCGCCTGCAACAAGTGGATGGATTCGAAAAGCCCAAGCTCCTTCTAGAACAGTATCCAACCAGGCCGCACATTGCAG CATGTATGCTCTATACAATCCATAATACATATGATGACATTGAAAATAAAGTGATTGCAGATCTAGGATGTGGCTGTGGAGTGCTTAGCATTGGAACTGCAATGCTAGGAGCAGG gTTGTGTGTTGGATTTGACATAGATGAAGACGCATTGGAAATATTTAATAGGAATGTAGAAGAGTTTGAGTTAACAAATGTAGACATGGTTCAATGTGATGTATGCTCATTATCTAACAGACTGTCCAAATCATTTGATACAGTAATTATGAATCCTCCCTTTGGGACCAAAAATAATAAAG GGACAGATATGGCATTTCTGAAGACTGCTTTAGAAATGGCAAGAACCGCAGTATATTCTTTACACAAATCCTCAACTAGAGAA catattcaaaagaaagcTGCAGAGTGGAAGGTCAAGATAGATATTATTGCAG AGCTGCGATACGACCTGCCAGCATCATACaagtttcataaaaaaaaatcagtaagtctCTTGATTCTGGTTTATCCACATTCAGTACTGAAAAACTTCACAATAAGTAATTATTTCTAA